TGGTTAAAAGCATAAAATCAAAAATTTATAATGGAAATATCGGATACATCCGAATCGCCTCGTTTCAGGAACATACAGGAGACGATCTGCTGAAGACGATAAAGGAAATAAAAGCGAAGACCAAACCTCTATCCGGAATTGTCATTGATATGAGAAATAACCCGGGAGGATTGCTCAACCAGTCCATCGAGGTTTCGGACGCCTTTTTAAAGAAAGGAGTAATCGTTTCAACAAGGGGCCGCTCGAAAAACATGGAAAGCAAGGCGACCGCAAAAGACAGCGGCGATGAGCCCACCTGCCCGATTGTCGTTATCGTCAACGAGGGAACGGCGAGCGCCGCCGAGATCGTTTCCGGCGCCTTGCAGGACAACAAACGGGCAATCATTCTGGGGACGCAAACCTTCGGCAAGGGCTCCGTCCAGACGGTGATTCCGCTGGAAGGGGGCTCCGCGCTGAAGCTGACTACAGCCAAATACTACACCCCCAATGGCCGCTCCATCCAGGCGGAGGGGATCACCCCGGACATCGCGGTTAAACTGATTGCCAAAACGGAAGAGAAAAAAGATGAGAAAGAACCCGTGGAAAATCATTCGTTCCGGGAAAAGGATTTAAAGGGACATATAAAGTCGCCCAATGAAAAAACTGAGAAAGACGCCAAAAGCGAGGGGGAAAAGAAGTTAGAAGACTCTCTTGACAACGACAACCAGCTTAAGAGCGCTATAGATATCCTGAAAGGCTTGATCATTTTGTCTGACAAAAAATAGGATGAAACGTTTTCCCGTTTTAACCGTAATTATCGCGGCAGCGCTTATTGCCGCAGCGTTTCTTTTGCTGGAACGGTTTAGAAGCACGGAGAAACCTGAGCCGCCCGAAGAAGGCAGGAAGGAGTACACCGCCCCCAAAGAACATATTTCTCCCATGCCCCCTGAAAAAAAACCGTACAGGCAGGTCGCGATAATAATCGACGATATCGGTTTTGATATGCGGGCATTAAAGAAGCTGGCCGAAATTCCGGCGCCGATCGCCTTTGCTGTTCTTCCTCACACCCCCCATGCCGCAGAAGCTGCGGGATTTTTGTATCAGGGAAAGAGGGAAATCCTCCTGCATTTGCCTATGGAACCCCTTTCCTACCCCAAGCAATCTCCCGGGGCAGGCGCTCTGATGGCCGACATGAACGAAGCGCAAATTCTCCGGCAGCTTAATGAAAATTTTGCTGCCGTTCCTCATGCATCAGGGGTCAACAACCACATGGGGTCGCGGTTTATGGAAGATGCATTGCGACTGAAAACGGTTATGGAGGAACTGAAAAAACGGAATTTGTATTTTGTGGACAGCCGGACATCGCCCCGCTCCCGGGGAAGGGAAGCGGCTGCTGAAGCCGGCGTCCGTTTCGCCGCCAGGGACATTTTCATTGACCATGAAAACGGCTATGAGTCAACGCTTGCAACCCTGCGCCAAGCAGCCGCCCGGAAAACAAAAGCCGATGGGAAACCCCTGCTTTTGATTGGACACCCCCACGCCGATACGATCAGGGCGATAGAGGATGTCCTGCCCCTGTGGGAAAAAGAGGGCATCCAGATTGTTGAGTTAAGCCGTTGCCTTGGCAATCCAAAATAAAAAATAAGGATATTTCTGTCATGAAAATAATTTTTCACGCAATTTTTTTATTGATGTTTCTGTTTACAGCTGTCTTTTCCCCCGCAGAGGCAAAAGACGCAGCGGCGCCGCCGGTCCCGAAGATTTCAACCGGAGGCGCGGGGTTTCACTACAGCCTGAGCGTGCTCTACACCTTAAGCGATAAGCCGGATGAGGCCATCCGGGAACTGGAAGAAACGCTTCGTCTCGATTCTTCCGCCGTTTGGCTGACGAAAGACATAGCGTCTTTATACATGGCAAAAGGGGATGCCGACAAGGCGATCGGTTTATGTTTGCAGGCGCTCAAAGACCATCCCGACGATGTCGATATCCGCATGCTGCTCGGCAGCTTCTTTATGAGCAGCGGAAAATATGAAGCAGCCTCGGGCGAATACAAAAGGGTAGTCGAACTCAACCCCAAAAACACCGGCGCCCTTTTCTATCTCGGATTAAATCTCGCGGAAATAAAAAAATTTGCTGAGGCGGAAACATCCTTCAGGAAGCTCCTCAAAGTGGAACCTGAAA
This genomic window from Syntrophobacterales bacterium contains:
- a CDS encoding S41 family peptidase, which translates into the protein MNPIFSKKTSFLIVILLMLLGPYGDRQVSAIDRSTYKSLKTFNEVLDMVAKNYVEPVSAEKLLQGAINGMIKSLDPHSSFMTEDMYKELEVETRGSFGGVGIEITLVKDVLTVVSPIEDTPAYKAGVKSADQIIKINGDSTKDITIMEAVKKLRGVKGTKVTITIMREGLAKPLDIELTRNIIVVKSIKSKIYNGNIGYIRIASFQEHTGDDLLKTIKEIKAKTKPLSGIVIDMRNNPGGLLNQSIEVSDAFLKKGVIVSTRGRSKNMESKATAKDSGDEPTCPIVVIVNEGTASAAEIVSGALQDNKRAIILGTQTFGKGSVQTVIPLEGGSALKLTTAKYYTPNGRSIQAEGITPDIAVKLIAKTEEKKDEKEPVENHSFREKDLKGHIKSPNEKTEKDAKSEGEKKLEDSLDNDNQLKSAIDILKGLIILSDKK
- a CDS encoding divergent polysaccharide deacetylase family protein, translating into MKRFPVLTVIIAAALIAAAFLLLERFRSTEKPEPPEEGRKEYTAPKEHISPMPPEKKPYRQVAIIIDDIGFDMRALKKLAEIPAPIAFAVLPHTPHAAEAAGFLYQGKREILLHLPMEPLSYPKQSPGAGALMADMNEAQILRQLNENFAAVPHASGVNNHMGSRFMEDALRLKTVMEELKKRNLYFVDSRTSPRSRGREAAAEAGVRFAARDIFIDHENGYESTLATLRQAAARKTKADGKPLLLIGHPHADTIRAIEDVLPLWEKEGIQIVELSRCLGNPK